The following are from one region of the Elgaria multicarinata webbii isolate HBS135686 ecotype San Diego chromosome 13, rElgMul1.1.pri, whole genome shotgun sequence genome:
- the MTF1 gene encoding metal regulatory transcription factor 1 isoform X1: MGENSPENVIYYKVEEDDLAQDNKLLRWVDKNGLVPSPSRTVYDRTMVLIEQDQGPLEDEEEEEEGQCGDHLPFLPDNHEDRFILIADHEGMSQGYVQHIISPDQIHLTINPGSTPMPRNIEGATLTLQSECPETKLKEVKRYQCTFEGCPRTYSTAGNLRTHQKTHRGEYTFVCNQEGCGKAFLTSYSLKIHVRVHTKEKPFECDVQGCEKAFNTLYRLKAHQRLHTGKTFNCESEGCSKYFTTLSDLRKHIRTHTGEKPFRCDHDGCGKAFAASHHLKTHVRTHTGERPFFCPTNGCEKTFSTQYSLKSHMKGHENGPSYTLLSNSSLSEDTNHSLCLSDLSLMSTDSELRDNSNPMPGQDLSTISPASIFESMFQSPEPPANQEDSPHTDALTDDFGGDADPAPAIQPPPGEAAPLSLPLVLQLGISEPSPPALPPDPTGTQQAAYGSPATVLQSPEVPASNSTLFAANPQDFLQHVQTPTQPVGTGLPVLTGASPVRPAGGAAEVLSGGVQPVPVGGSSVLASSPTITITPSQSAAILQSSIVMGEQNLQWLLNGAARTPQNQEQMPQAPVVEQVFFTTALPVASNAGSSVQQIGLSVPVIIIKQEEACQCQCACRDSSKGKASSSSSSSSSCSSLGTKTSGERPAPGPQPPAFPEVVAPSTSSAAILSSSLPPSCKRSALVGNPSGSQNQSLSAMDVADFLSLQSPETPSPLTPIEALLQGEEELALGSSFPK, translated from the exons atgggggaaaacagTCCTGAGAATGTCATCTATTACAAAGTAGAGGAAGATGACTTGGCCCAGGATAATAAACTGTTGAGGTGGGTCGACAAGAATGGCCTTGTCCCATCGCCATCCAGGACAGTGTATGACAGGACAATGGTTCTCATTGAACAAGACCAAGGACCACTggaggatgaggaagaggaagaggaagggcagTGTGGGGACCATCTGCCTTTTCTACCTGATAATCATGAGGACAGGTTTATTTTGATAGCTGACCATGAAGGAATGTCCCAGGGTTATGTGCAGCACATTATTTCTCCAGATCAGATTCATTTGACTATCAATCCTGGCTCAACGCCCATGCCTCGAAACATTGAAGGAGCCACCCTCACTTTGCAATCAGAGTGCCCGGAGACCAAGCTCAAAGAA GTGAAGCGCTACCAGTGCACGTTTGAGGGCTGCCCTCGTACCTACAGCACAGCAGGCAACCTGCGCACCCACCAGAAGACACACCGGGGGGAATACACCTTTGTGTGCAACCAGGAGGGGTGTGGGAAAGCCTTCCTGACATCCTACAGTCTCAAAATCCATGTTCGAGTCCACACTAAGGAGAAGCCTTTTGAGTGTGATGTTCAGGGCTGTGAAAAAGCCTTCAATACACTGTACAG GTTAAAAGCCCATCAGAGGCTTCACACGGGGAAAACATTTAACTGTGAATCAGAGGGTTGCAGCAAGTACTTCACTACGCTCAGTGATCTGCGGAAACACATTCGGACGCATACTGGAGAAAAGCCATTTAG GTGTGATCATGATGGCTGTGGGAAAGCCTTTGCTGCAAGTCATCACCTGAAGACGCACGTCCGGACACACACCG GTGAGAGACCCTTCTTCTGTCCCACTAATGGTTGTGAGAAGACCTTCAGCACACAATATAGCCTCAAGAGCCACATGAAAGGACACGAAAATGGCCCCTCCTACACTTTGCTCTCCAACAGCAGCCTCTCTGAG GACACAAACCACTCACTCTGCCTGAGCGACTTGAGCCTCATGTCCACAGATTCGGAACTGCGGGATAATTCAAATCCA ATGCCTGGACAGGACCTGAGTACGATCTCACCAGCAAGCATCTTTGAGTCCATGTTTCAGAGTCCAGAGCCTCCCGCAAATCAGGAAGACTCTCCGCACACAG ATGCCTTGACGGACGATTTTGGTGGTGATGCAGACCCAGCCCCTGCCATCCAGCCCCCTCCAGGAGAGGCTGCTCCTTTATCCCTGCCACTTGTTCTACAGCTGGGCATCTCTGAGCCTTCTCCCCCGGCACTGCCCCCTGACCCCACTGGTACTCAGCAAGCAGCATATGGATCCCCTGCCACTGTCCTGCAGTCCCCAGAAGTGCCTGCTTCCAACAGCACACTGTTTGCAGCCAATCCTCAGGATTTCCTGCAGCACGTTCAGACTCCTACGCAGCCCGTTGGGACTGGACTTCCTGTGCTCACAGGCGCAAGCCCTGTGCGGCCGGCAGGGGGTGCTGCAGAGGTCCTGTCCGGTGGGGTTCAGCCTGTGCCTGTTGGAGGGAGCTCTGTGCTGGCCAGCAGCCCAACTATCACCATCACCCCATCGCAGAGCGCAGCCATTCTCCAGTCCAGCATCGTCATGGGGGAGCAAAACCTCCAGTGGCTTTTAAATGGTGCCGCCAGGACGCCCCAGAACCAAGAGCAAATG CCACAGGCTCCAGTGGTGGAGCAGGTCTTCTTTACGACGGCCCTGCCTGTTGCAAGTAATGCAG GAAGCTCCGTGCAGCAGATTGGCCTGAGTGTGCCCGTGATCATCATCAAGCAGGAAGAGGCCTGCCAGTGCCAGTGTGCCTGCCGGGACTCGAGCAAGGgcaaagccagcagcagcagtagcagcagcagcagctgttcctCGCTTGGCACCAAGACCTCGGGGGAGCGTCCTGCGCCGGGGCCTCAGCCTCCAGCCTTCCCTGAGGTTGTGGCCCCCAGCACCTCCTCTGCTGCTATCCTCTCATCATCGTTGCCTCCTTCTTGCAAGCGCAGTGCTCTGGTGGGGAACCCGTCAGGCTCACAGAACCAGTCCCTAAGTGCCATGGATGTCGcagactttctctcccttcaGAGCCCTGAGACCCCCTCCCCTCTGACTCCCATTGAAGCTCTGCTGCAAGGGGAGGAAGAACTTGCTCTGGGCAGCAGCTTCCCCAAGTGA
- the MTF1 gene encoding metal regulatory transcription factor 1 isoform X2 — MKGHENGPSYTLLSNSSLSEDTNHSLCLSDLSLMSTDSELRDNSNPMPGQDLSTISPASIFESMFQSPEPPANQEDSPHTDALTDDFGGDADPAPAIQPPPGEAAPLSLPLVLQLGISEPSPPALPPDPTGTQQAAYGSPATVLQSPEVPASNSTLFAANPQDFLQHVQTPTQPVGTGLPVLTGASPVRPAGGAAEVLSGGVQPVPVGGSSVLASSPTITITPSQSAAILQSSIVMGEQNLQWLLNGAARTPQNQEQMPQAPVVEQVFFTTALPVASNAGSSVQQIGLSVPVIIIKQEEACQCQCACRDSSKGKASSSSSSSSSCSSLGTKTSGERPAPGPQPPAFPEVVAPSTSSAAILSSSLPPSCKRSALVGNPSGSQNQSLSAMDVADFLSLQSPETPSPLTPIEALLQGEEELALGSSFPK; from the exons ATGAAAGGACACGAAAATGGCCCCTCCTACACTTTGCTCTCCAACAGCAGCCTCTCTGAG GACACAAACCACTCACTCTGCCTGAGCGACTTGAGCCTCATGTCCACAGATTCGGAACTGCGGGATAATTCAAATCCA ATGCCTGGACAGGACCTGAGTACGATCTCACCAGCAAGCATCTTTGAGTCCATGTTTCAGAGTCCAGAGCCTCCCGCAAATCAGGAAGACTCTCCGCACACAG ATGCCTTGACGGACGATTTTGGTGGTGATGCAGACCCAGCCCCTGCCATCCAGCCCCCTCCAGGAGAGGCTGCTCCTTTATCCCTGCCACTTGTTCTACAGCTGGGCATCTCTGAGCCTTCTCCCCCGGCACTGCCCCCTGACCCCACTGGTACTCAGCAAGCAGCATATGGATCCCCTGCCACTGTCCTGCAGTCCCCAGAAGTGCCTGCTTCCAACAGCACACTGTTTGCAGCCAATCCTCAGGATTTCCTGCAGCACGTTCAGACTCCTACGCAGCCCGTTGGGACTGGACTTCCTGTGCTCACAGGCGCAAGCCCTGTGCGGCCGGCAGGGGGTGCTGCAGAGGTCCTGTCCGGTGGGGTTCAGCCTGTGCCTGTTGGAGGGAGCTCTGTGCTGGCCAGCAGCCCAACTATCACCATCACCCCATCGCAGAGCGCAGCCATTCTCCAGTCCAGCATCGTCATGGGGGAGCAAAACCTCCAGTGGCTTTTAAATGGTGCCGCCAGGACGCCCCAGAACCAAGAGCAAATG CCACAGGCTCCAGTGGTGGAGCAGGTCTTCTTTACGACGGCCCTGCCTGTTGCAAGTAATGCAG GAAGCTCCGTGCAGCAGATTGGCCTGAGTGTGCCCGTGATCATCATCAAGCAGGAAGAGGCCTGCCAGTGCCAGTGTGCCTGCCGGGACTCGAGCAAGGgcaaagccagcagcagcagtagcagcagcagcagctgttcctCGCTTGGCACCAAGACCTCGGGGGAGCGTCCTGCGCCGGGGCCTCAGCCTCCAGCCTTCCCTGAGGTTGTGGCCCCCAGCACCTCCTCTGCTGCTATCCTCTCATCATCGTTGCCTCCTTCTTGCAAGCGCAGTGCTCTGGTGGGGAACCCGTCAGGCTCACAGAACCAGTCCCTAAGTGCCATGGATGTCGcagactttctctcccttcaGAGCCCTGAGACCCCCTCCCCTCTGACTCCCATTGAAGCTCTGCTGCAAGGGGAGGAAGAACTTGCTCTGGGCAGCAGCTTCCCCAAGTGA